One genomic segment of Pseudomonas sp. p1(2021b) includes these proteins:
- a CDS encoding phage tail terminator-like protein — MSQARARQAIEAKLVTWAAERPIRVANFEEEFEAVAGETYLRAFQLPASTTCRYLGGEAYEYSGVYQVSIVCPAGQPLVIAETLVGELSSLFRVDSELSRNGFEGLVTEPVDQGPTITESATYTVPASFTYRGVADQPPAGA, encoded by the coding sequence ATGAGCCAAGCACGAGCCCGGCAGGCCATCGAGGCCAAGCTCGTAACTTGGGCAGCGGAGCGCCCGATTCGCGTGGCCAACTTCGAAGAGGAGTTCGAGGCCGTGGCTGGCGAGACTTACCTTCGTGCCTTCCAGCTACCGGCGAGCACGACCTGTCGCTACCTAGGCGGCGAGGCTTACGAATATAGCGGCGTCTATCAGGTCAGCATCGTTTGCCCAGCGGGCCAGCCTCTGGTAATCGCCGAGACGCTGGTAGGAGAGCTTTCGAGCCTCTTCCGGGTGGATTCGGAACTCAGCCGCAACGGATTCGAGGGCCTAGTCACCGAGCCAGTCGACCAGGGCCCAACCATCACCGAGTCGGCGACCTACACGGTCCCGGCCAGCTTCACCTACCGCGGCGTCGCGGACCAACCGCCCGCTGGGGCATAA
- a CDS encoding major capsid protein, translating into MASTQLSDIFVSDYYGTLEPVNSPEKTAVYESGIITRSATLDDIAKNGQGTSEISYWQDLDADEAPNISNDDPDDLGEVGKAEQGSMRARTLYLNKGYGVSDLTAELANSEPMQHIRNRFGTYWTRQWQRYLMGAARGVIASNIANNGGDMVKDAGASISANAFQDAAFTAGDAADMFAAIGVHSVVMNQMVKQDMIEYLRDSQGKIILATYLGKPVFMDDGLIYAPGQYLSLFFGQGAFGYGEGSPHMPVEMQRKPDGGNGGGAEVLWERKTYILQPAGFSWQGSDNRNLSPTATQYAAAANWKRVFDRKQVPFAAVISGTATP; encoded by the coding sequence ATGGCATCTACCCAACTGTCGGACATCTTCGTTTCCGACTACTACGGCACTCTTGAGCCGGTGAACTCCCCAGAGAAGACCGCCGTCTACGAGTCCGGCATCATCACCCGATCCGCGACTCTGGACGACATCGCCAAGAACGGCCAAGGCACTTCCGAGATCAGCTACTGGCAGGATCTCGACGCCGATGAGGCGCCGAACATCTCCAATGACGATCCAGACGACCTGGGTGAGGTTGGCAAGGCCGAGCAGGGCAGCATGCGTGCCCGGACCCTGTATCTCAACAAAGGCTACGGCGTATCCGATCTGACCGCTGAGCTGGCCAACTCCGAGCCGATGCAGCACATCCGCAACCGCTTCGGTACCTACTGGACCCGCCAGTGGCAGCGTTACCTGATGGGCGCAGCCCGCGGCGTGATTGCATCTAACATCGCCAACAACGGCGGCGACATGGTGAAGGATGCGGGCGCATCGATCAGCGCAAACGCCTTCCAAGACGCTGCCTTCACCGCTGGTGACGCCGCCGACATGTTCGCCGCAATCGGTGTGCACTCGGTCGTGATGAACCAAATGGTGAAGCAGGACATGATCGAGTATCTGCGCGACTCGCAGGGCAAGATCATCCTGGCGACCTACCTGGGCAAGCCGGTCTTCATGGATGACGGCCTGATCTACGCCCCTGGACAGTACCTGTCGCTGTTCTTCGGTCAGGGCGCATTCGGCTACGGCGAGGGCAGCCCGCACATGCCGGTCGAGATGCAGCGCAAGCCGGATGGCGGTAATGGCGGCGGCGCCGAGGTGTTGTGGGAGCGCAAGACTTACATCCTGCAGCCGGCCGGCTTCAGCTGGCAGGGCAGCGACAACCGCAACTTGAGCCCGACCGCCACCCAGTACGCCGCTGCGGCCAACTGGAAGCGCGTGTTCGACCGCAAGCAGGTTCCGTTCGCCGCGGTCATCAGCGGCACCGCCACCCCTTGA
- a CDS encoding minor capsid protein yields MAKKPEQTADEKLLEQVGRHSVLLERLKAGEVRKFETYLRRADTHVRDQLTRKELTTYSRSRLEEFLGRVGGKLLEIYKAFSDRMQSDLVDIAQYEAAFEGRSLAKALLIDAVMPADSLIRAAINTQPLQVAGIDGGKLLKPFLSGWTRTEADRVTNAIRMGVVQGQTNAEITQAIRGTAAQNFTDGVLAATNRSARAVVQTAVQHVATTARMETLKANAGVVPGYRIVATLDRKTSVQCRSLDGREYEMGKGPVPPFHIHCRTTITPITRLSALFGQGATRASVGADGGGQVSASLSYYQWLKTQPAAFQDAALGPVRGKLFRDGGLTAERFAALQLDKNFKPLTLDQLKELEPLAFARANL; encoded by the coding sequence ATGGCGAAGAAACCGGAGCAGACGGCGGACGAGAAGCTGCTGGAGCAGGTGGGGCGCCACTCGGTACTGCTTGAGCGGCTCAAAGCCGGCGAGGTCAGGAAGTTCGAAACCTACCTGCGCCGGGCTGACACGCATGTCCGTGACCAGCTCACTCGCAAGGAGCTGACCACCTACAGCCGCAGCCGGCTTGAGGAGTTTCTCGGGAGGGTGGGCGGCAAGCTGTTGGAGATCTACAAGGCGTTCAGCGACCGGATGCAGTCCGACCTGGTGGACATCGCGCAGTACGAAGCTGCATTCGAGGGGCGCAGCCTGGCGAAAGCACTGCTGATCGACGCGGTGATGCCGGCGGACTCCCTGATTCGGGCCGCGATCAACACGCAGCCCCTGCAGGTAGCCGGGATCGACGGCGGCAAGCTGCTCAAGCCCTTCCTGAGCGGGTGGACGCGCACGGAGGCGGACAGGGTAACCAACGCCATCCGGATGGGTGTCGTGCAGGGCCAGACCAATGCCGAGATCACCCAGGCCATACGCGGCACCGCTGCGCAGAACTTCACGGACGGCGTGCTGGCGGCCACAAACCGTAGCGCCCGGGCCGTCGTCCAGACCGCAGTCCAGCATGTAGCCACCACGGCGCGCATGGAAACACTGAAGGCGAACGCCGGGGTAGTTCCTGGGTATCGGATCGTCGCCACTCTGGATCGTAAGACCAGTGTGCAGTGCCGGAGCCTGGATGGCCGCGAGTACGAGATGGGGAAGGGGCCTGTGCCCCCGTTCCACATTCACTGCCGAACCACCATCACGCCGATCACAAGGTTGTCGGCGCTGTTCGGGCAAGGTGCCACGAGGGCTTCCGTTGGCGCGGATGGCGGCGGGCAGGTCTCGGCAAGCCTCAGCTACTACCAGTGGCTCAAGACGCAGCCAGCGGCGTTTCAAGATGCAGCGCTGGGGCCGGTGCGCGGCAAGCTGTTCCGCGATGGCGGCCTGACGGCTGAGCGCTTCGCCGCCTTGCAGTTGGACAAGAACTTCAAGCCGCTGACGCTGGACCAGCTCAAGGAGCTGGAGCCTCTAGCCTTTGCGCGGGCGAACCTATAA
- a CDS encoding DUF4055 domain-containing protein → MPVQSTHPDYDAHIEEWRMMDDALEGEGAIKRNPRNLPKPSGMVEAEKLDGAGNAYLYQNYTARAQYEHWVRDSLRSMMGLVSRLIPEVKLPSGLKALEDNATADGFGLTQLFLRIVRQAISHGRVPLVVNIDDKGQPYFATYAVRNAINWDTADQGGRQDLVLSVFREFRRKEQDRYSHECETVYREFYMDGAVCRTGVRNEAGELIEDDRPLGTVDGSNNLVRGLDYIPVIYCGSTDNSPDVDEIPLLTMARAALKSYQLSADYFTALHQTSHPQPWVSGLDESVELSVTGPSAAWDLGPSGSCGYLEFQGAGIEAVRTAMEDQKNAALEAGAKVMDVSGTESGEARKTRQNDQHATLHSIVITAAEAIEQALRYAAEWTGFNPDEVVFTVKPEFVIPEVNAQVLAELQKSVMAGTISAETYWQYLTTGKLPERPYEEEAELIGEDRDKAGIDLDIDDGEETGADGGREAAGAGGAPLGTA, encoded by the coding sequence ATGCCTGTTCAATCAACCCACCCAGACTACGACGCTCACATCGAAGAGTGGCGGATGATGGACGACGCTTTGGAGGGCGAGGGAGCCATCAAGCGCAACCCGCGAAACCTGCCCAAGCCAAGCGGTATGGTCGAGGCGGAAAAGCTGGACGGCGCCGGCAATGCCTACCTCTACCAGAACTACACCGCCCGAGCCCAGTACGAGCACTGGGTGCGGGATTCGCTGCGCTCGATGATGGGCCTGGTCTCTAGGCTGATCCCCGAGGTGAAGCTACCCTCGGGGCTGAAGGCGCTGGAGGACAACGCTACGGCCGATGGCTTCGGCTTGACCCAGCTGTTCCTGCGGATCGTGCGCCAGGCCATTTCCCACGGCCGCGTGCCATTGGTGGTCAACATCGACGACAAGGGGCAGCCGTACTTCGCCACCTACGCGGTGCGCAACGCCATCAACTGGGATACTGCCGACCAAGGCGGTCGGCAGGATTTGGTGCTTTCCGTATTCCGTGAGTTCCGGCGTAAGGAGCAGGATCGCTACAGCCACGAGTGCGAGACGGTCTATCGCGAGTTCTATATGGACGGCGCGGTGTGCCGCACTGGCGTGCGCAACGAGGCCGGCGAGCTGATCGAGGACGACCGCCCGTTGGGCACCGTCGACGGCAGCAACAACCTGGTGCGGGGTTTGGATTACATCCCGGTCATCTACTGCGGCTCGACCGACAACTCGCCGGACGTAGACGAGATCCCGTTGCTGACCATGGCGCGGGCCGCGCTGAAGTCGTACCAGCTCAGCGCCGACTACTTCACCGCGCTGCACCAGACCAGCCACCCGCAGCCGTGGGTGTCCGGCCTGGATGAGAGCGTGGAGCTCAGCGTCACCGGCCCATCTGCGGCCTGGGACCTGGGGCCAAGCGGGTCGTGTGGCTATCTGGAGTTCCAGGGCGCCGGCATTGAGGCGGTCCGTACGGCGATGGAAGACCAGAAGAACGCGGCCCTCGAGGCTGGCGCCAAGGTCATGGACGTTTCAGGCACTGAGTCGGGAGAGGCTCGAAAGACCCGCCAGAACGACCAGCATGCCACGTTGCACAGCATCGTCATCACCGCTGCAGAGGCCATCGAGCAGGCCCTGCGGTACGCCGCAGAGTGGACCGGCTTCAATCCCGATGAGGTTGTCTTCACGGTTAAGCCTGAGTTCGTGATCCCCGAGGTCAATGCCCAAGTGCTGGCCGAGCTGCAGAAGAGCGTGATGGCCGGCACCATCAGCGCCGAGACCTACTGGCAGTACCTGACCACTGGAAAGCTGCCCGAACGCCCCTACGAAGAAGAGGCCGAACTGATCGGCGAAGACCGAGACAAGGCCGGCATTGACCTGGACATAGATGATGGCGAAGAAACCGGAGCAGACGGCGGACGAGAAGCTGCTGGAGCAGGTGGGGCGCCACTCGGTACTGCTTGA
- a CDS encoding terminase, which produces MKPEHLKLLRDRFWRLNNLYFITDKQGKKVRFRMTQEQVDYFQGMHTRNIILKARQLGFTTLVCIVQLDAALFEAAKCALIAHTLNDAKRLFREKVKYAYDHLPKEIKAANPARNDAAGELVFSKGGSLYVSTSFRGGTLRYLHVSEFGKICAKFPHKAREIVTGAFEAVAAECFVTIESTAEGRAGYFFDYSQSAEKQQLAGVPLGLLDWKFFFFSWWRNPLYWLGPTGVVIPDRLTKYFDDLTAKHGIVTNPGQRAWYAAKEKTLGDDMKREYPSIPAEAFQQTIEGAYYAKQFTKLYAAQRIGKLPDNSHLPVHTFWDIGVGDSTAIWFVRIVGEEYHVVDFYQNSGEGLRHYMKVLKDRGYTYGEHWGPHDIDNREFGSDGKTRRELAREGYEIDGEKYRMTFQVVPKLGVDEGIEQAREILPNCAFDEAKCSEGITALESYRKEWDDKRGCWKDKPLHDWSSHPADGFRYFAVAMARRKRTGGVRRIGGLA; this is translated from the coding sequence ATGAAGCCCGAGCACCTGAAACTGCTCCGGGACCGGTTCTGGCGGCTGAACAACCTGTACTTCATCACGGACAAGCAGGGCAAGAAGGTCCGCTTCCGCATGACGCAGGAGCAGGTCGATTACTTCCAGGGGATGCACACCCGCAACATCATCCTCAAGGCGCGGCAGTTGGGCTTCACCACACTGGTTTGCATCGTCCAGTTGGATGCCGCGCTGTTTGAAGCGGCCAAGTGCGCCCTGATCGCCCACACCCTGAACGACGCCAAGCGCCTGTTCCGGGAGAAAGTGAAGTACGCCTACGATCACCTGCCCAAGGAGATCAAGGCGGCCAACCCGGCGCGCAACGACGCCGCGGGGGAGCTGGTGTTCAGCAAGGGCGGGTCGCTGTACGTGTCCACCTCCTTTCGGGGCGGCACGCTGCGCTACCTGCACGTTTCCGAGTTCGGGAAGATCTGTGCCAAGTTCCCGCACAAGGCGCGGGAGATTGTCACCGGCGCGTTCGAGGCGGTGGCCGCTGAGTGCTTCGTCACTATTGAATCGACCGCAGAAGGCCGGGCCGGGTATTTCTTCGACTACAGCCAGTCTGCCGAGAAGCAGCAGCTCGCCGGTGTGCCCTTGGGCTTGCTGGACTGGAAGTTCTTTTTCTTCAGCTGGTGGCGGAATCCGCTGTACTGGCTGGGCCCGACCGGCGTTGTCATCCCAGACCGTCTGACCAAGTACTTCGACGACCTGACCGCCAAGCACGGCATCGTCACCAACCCAGGCCAGCGCGCCTGGTACGCCGCCAAGGAAAAGACCCTTGGCGACGATATGAAGCGTGAGTACCCATCGATACCTGCCGAAGCATTCCAGCAGACAATCGAGGGCGCCTACTACGCCAAGCAGTTCACCAAGCTCTACGCCGCCCAGCGTATCGGCAAGCTACCAGACAACAGTCACCTGCCGGTGCACACGTTCTGGGACATCGGCGTGGGCGACTCCACGGCCATCTGGTTCGTCCGGATCGTCGGCGAGGAATACCACGTCGTCGACTTCTACCAGAACAGCGGTGAAGGCCTGCGGCATTACATGAAGGTGCTTAAAGATCGCGGATACACCTACGGCGAGCATTGGGGGCCCCACGACATCGACAACCGGGAATTTGGTAGCGACGGCAAGACTCGGCGAGAACTCGCGCGAGAGGGCTACGAGATCGACGGTGAGAAGTACCGCATGACCTTCCAGGTGGTCCCGAAGCTCGGCGTGGACGAAGGCATTGAGCAGGCGCGGGAAATCCTGCCGAACTGCGCGTTCGACGAGGCGAAGTGCAGCGAGGGTATTACCGCTCTGGAGAGCTACCGCAAGGAATGGGACGACAAGCGTGGGTGCTGGAAGGACAAACCGCTTCACGACTGGTCCTCGCACCCGGCTGATGGGTTCCGCTATTTCGCCGTTGCCATGGCGCGACGTAAACGCACAGGCGGTGTCCGCCGTATCGGAGGTTTGGCGTAA
- a CDS encoding proteasome subunit beta, whose protein sequence is MTTIAYKDGVIAYDSRVTRGDLITDDDCDKCIERDGVKFFLTGAVCDYDALVGAYFGTSPSGKVDASAIVLHDGNLMMVAVDDDTGLWKSPLKADRPYAIGSGTPYAFAAMDMGASAEKAVEMAARRDTSTGGKVRTLRIDRDQ, encoded by the coding sequence ATGACCACCATCGCCTACAAGGACGGCGTAATCGCCTACGACTCCCGAGTCACCCGAGGCGACCTCATCACCGACGATGATTGCGACAAGTGCATTGAGCGCGATGGCGTGAAGTTCTTCCTGACAGGCGCCGTCTGTGACTATGACGCTCTGGTGGGGGCCTATTTCGGCACATCCCCATCGGGGAAGGTCGACGCTTCTGCAATCGTCCTTCACGACGGCAATCTGATGATGGTTGCCGTAGACGACGATACCGGCCTGTGGAAGTCGCCACTCAAGGCAGACCGGCCGTACGCCATTGGCAGCGGTACGCCATACGCATTCGCTGCGATGGACATGGGCGCATCTGCCGAGAAGGCCGTCGAGATGGCGGCAAGGCGCGATACAAGCACTGGTGGCAAGGTCCGCACGCTTCGTATCGACCGAGATCAATAA
- a CDS encoding phage holin family protein, whose protein sequence is MVAVIQAALCAVIFVMIGLRYRPYPDARYKLGVSLMAWAACAVTGMQCVSLIGRMVLHDEFADVSWFNTAFYLLAAILVCRAKGNVAKIVRVD, encoded by the coding sequence ATGGTTGCCGTTATCCAGGCCGCACTGTGCGCCGTCATCTTCGTGATGATCGGCTTGCGCTACCGGCCATACCCCGATGCCCGCTACAAGCTGGGCGTATCCCTGATGGCCTGGGCTGCCTGCGCGGTGACCGGCATGCAGTGTGTCAGCCTCATCGGCCGCATGGTGCTCCATGACGAGTTCGCTGATGTGTCGTGGTTCAACACTGCGTTCTATCTTCTGGCCGCCATTCTGGTGTGTCGGGCCAAGGGGAACGTGGCCAAGATCGTGCGCGTTGACTGA
- a CDS encoding putative holin, producing the protein MAEPSTGALAVTGVLASVGLGAFFPELDLATLVGAFGGAFFYVVYAKDIGMLRRIGYLLAGWIGGYLGAAEMLGRAWTQTAGFSAFVCGVLCVVTFSGLLEWMQTGQMPRWLQWVFRLRARKEG; encoded by the coding sequence ATGGCCGAACCGAGTACCGGCGCCCTTGCAGTGACCGGCGTACTTGCCAGCGTCGGCCTGGGTGCTTTCTTCCCTGAACTGGACCTAGCCACCCTGGTGGGCGCGTTCGGCGGGGCTTTCTTCTACGTCGTGTACGCCAAGGACATCGGCATGCTTCGCCGCATCGGCTACCTGCTGGCCGGCTGGATCGGTGGCTACCTTGGTGCTGCTGAGATGCTGGGCAGGGCCTGGACGCAAACCGCAGGCTTCAGCGCCTTCGTGTGCGGCGTGCTCTGCGTCGTCACGTTCTCTGGCTTGCTGGAGTGGATGCAGACCGGGCAGATGCCCCGGTGGCTGCAATGGGTCTTCCGCCTGCGAGCCAGGAAGGAGGGTTGA
- a CDS encoding acyloxyacyl hydrolase: MKTVLAAAALSLVAASAGAAELSGALGATSQGGITARAGVGFYWDKSWFESSTGRLTGYWDAGYTYWEAGDASGGAHSLSFAPVFVYEFGSGNVKPFVEAGIGLAVFSGTSAGDQDFGSAFNFEDRIGAGLKIGETQKVGIRAIHYSNAGIKQPNDGIESYSLFYSHQI; this comes from the coding sequence ATGAAAACCGTTCTAGCTGCTGCAGCACTGTCCCTTGTCGCTGCGTCTGCCGGAGCAGCTGAGCTTTCCGGGGCGCTGGGTGCGACAAGTCAAGGCGGCATTACGGCGCGTGCAGGCGTTGGCTTTTACTGGGACAAAAGCTGGTTTGAATCCAGTACTGGCCGTCTAACCGGTTACTGGGATGCTGGGTATACCTATTGGGAAGCAGGAGATGCTTCCGGTGGCGCTCACTCGCTGTCCTTTGCGCCAGTTTTCGTTTACGAGTTCGGCAGCGGTAACGTGAAGCCATTCGTTGAGGCTGGCATCGGCCTGGCGGTCTTCTCTGGTACGTCCGCAGGTGACCAGGACTTTGGTTCGGCCTTCAACTTCGAAGACCGCATCGGTGCGGGCTTGAAGATCGGCGAGACGCAGAAGGTTGGCATCCGAGCGATTCACTACTCCAACGCTGGCATTAAGCAGCCCAACGACGGTATCGAGTCGTACTCGCTGTTCTACAGCCACCAGATTTAA
- a CDS encoding recombination protein NinG, whose product MTAIKEIKLKKCKAPGCGKPFKPSMTTQKVCSIACAKAMAKDPKLQKIAAKAITKQARQDLQERREKLKTRREHMAEAQTAFNAYIRERDAGLPCISCDSLPSDHDLITGSRWDAGHYRSVGACPELRFEPLNVHRQCVKCNRNLSGNAVEYRIRLVKRIGADQVDWLEGPHKPQRLTIEDLQAIKALYRQKLKDLRRAAA is encoded by the coding sequence ATGACTGCGATCAAGGAGATCAAGCTCAAGAAGTGCAAGGCGCCAGGCTGCGGCAAGCCCTTCAAACCGTCCATGACCACGCAGAAGGTCTGCAGCATCGCCTGTGCCAAGGCCATGGCCAAGGACCCGAAGCTGCAGAAGATCGCGGCCAAGGCCATCACCAAGCAGGCCCGCCAGGATCTGCAGGAGCGCCGCGAGAAGCTCAAGACGCGCCGCGAGCACATGGCTGAGGCGCAGACCGCGTTCAACGCCTACATCCGCGAGCGCGACGCCGGCCTGCCGTGCATCAGCTGCGACTCGTTGCCGAGCGACCACGACCTCATCACCGGCAGCCGCTGGGACGCCGGGCATTACCGGTCGGTGGGCGCTTGCCCGGAGCTGCGCTTCGAGCCGCTGAACGTCCATCGCCAGTGCGTGAAGTGCAACCGGAACCTGTCGGGCAACGCGGTCGAGTACCGCATCCGGCTGGTGAAGCGCATCGGCGCCGACCAGGTGGATTGGCTCGAAGGGCCTCATAAGCCCCAGCGCCTGACCATCGAGGACCTGCAGGCGATCAAGGCCCTGTACAGGCAAAAACTCAAAGACCTACGGAGGGCAGCAGCATGA
- a CDS encoding ead/Ea22-like family protein, translating to MDTNKMRELKELAEAAGSDEWYAAGDLRYCDDKTGETHGLHHDDSRFIAAASPATVLALLAEVERLAISRSKKERELEQELETWRHGPFCWTCGDTGDVHDITGEWRGECDCLSAQLINANRERDQFKAENEALRSLVLSALEESNGRPGSGGNAPGHCHEVPGVWDRGNGDRSGTQCGWCRIWSAAQAMAKEARHDR from the coding sequence ATGGACACCAACAAGATGCGCGAGCTGAAGGAACTGGCCGAGGCTGCAGGCAGCGATGAGTGGTATGCCGCTGGCGATCTGCGCTATTGCGACGACAAGACCGGAGAAACCCATGGCCTACACCATGATGACAGCCGGTTCATCGCCGCCGCCAGTCCTGCCACTGTCCTGGCCCTGCTCGCGGAGGTCGAGCGGCTGGCGATCAGTCGCAGCAAAAAAGAGCGAGAGCTTGAACAAGAGCTTGAAACCTGGCGCCACGGACCATTCTGCTGGACCTGCGGTGACACCGGCGACGTGCACGACATCACCGGGGAGTGGCGAGGCGAATGCGATTGCCTCTCCGCCCAGCTCATCAACGCCAATCGAGAGCGCGACCAGTTCAAGGCCGAGAACGAGGCGCTGCGCAGCCTGGTCCTTTCCGCGCTCGAGGAGAGTAATGGGCGCCCAGGCAGCGGCGGCAATGCGCCTGGCCACTGCCACGAGGTGCCAGGTGTATGGGATCGCGGGAACGGTGATCGGTCAGGCACGCAATGCGGCTGGTGCCGTATCTGGAGCGCCGCCCAGGCCATGGCCAAGGAGGCGAGGCATGATCGATAA
- a CDS encoding phage replication protein yields the protein MQFTVSINQVKALEWGLNSQQALLFAFVYAAPSWAAPVKTEDGIFFALSKAKIVEELPLLTDKADTAYRMLKALDEAGLIELSSTSNITLFRLTKKAQEWNKKEDGSEKYPTPPQVKGRKKIRSTSEKNPSKVGKKSDLGSEKNPTNQDTSNHDTNQDTSHSSQEGSGEPNPPAGKVVALIPVGGEEPRCEIPADMPGTKDQSCKTFKAWANYAMAYRKRYGAWPVWNAKVAGQVSMLVDRLGIDVAHHVAAYFVRINDSKLVSRMHSLGDLLQNAEAYHTQWVTNRQMTGTTARQIEQTQANFSAAEQALEALRAKRAATHAE from the coding sequence ATGCAATTCACCGTGTCCATCAACCAGGTCAAAGCGCTCGAGTGGGGTCTGAACTCCCAACAAGCGCTGTTGTTCGCGTTTGTCTACGCGGCGCCGAGCTGGGCAGCTCCCGTAAAGACCGAAGACGGCATTTTCTTCGCCCTGAGCAAGGCCAAGATCGTCGAGGAGCTTCCGCTGCTGACCGATAAAGCCGACACGGCTTATCGGATGCTGAAGGCCTTGGACGAGGCCGGTTTGATTGAGCTGTCCAGCACTTCGAATATCACTCTGTTCCGCCTGACCAAGAAAGCCCAGGAGTGGAACAAGAAAGAGGATGGATCGGAAAAATATCCGACCCCACCTCAAGTCAAGGGTCGGAAAAAAATCCGATCTACCTCGGAAAAAAATCCGAGCAAGGTCGGAAAAAAATCCGATCTAGGGTCGGAAAAAAATCCGACAAATCAAGATACCAGTAATCACGATACCAATCAGGATACCAGTCACAGTTCGCAGGAAGGTTCGGGCGAGCCGAACCCGCCTGCTGGGAAAGTGGTCGCCCTGATCCCGGTCGGGGGCGAAGAACCACGCTGTGAAATCCCTGCTGACATGCCGGGTACGAAAGATCAGTCCTGCAAAACCTTCAAGGCCTGGGCCAACTACGCGATGGCTTACCGCAAACGGTACGGTGCGTGGCCCGTCTGGAATGCGAAGGTAGCGGGCCAGGTCAGCATGCTGGTTGACCGGCTCGGTATCGATGTAGCCCACCACGTCGCCGCGTACTTCGTCAGGATCAACGACAGCAAGCTGGTCAGCCGCATGCACAGCCTGGGCGACCTGCTCCAGAACGCTGAGGCCTACCACACCCAGTGGGTCACCAATCGCCAGATGACGGGCACCACCGCCCGCCAGATCGAACAAACCCAAGCCAACTTCAGCGCTGCCGAGCAAGCCCTGGAAGCGCTGCGAGCCAAGAGGGCTGCAACCCATGCTGAGTGA
- a CDS encoding phage antirepressor KilAC domain-containing protein has protein sequence MHQTIQSNTVALAPQNANRDFVARTMSSREIAELTGKQHQHVKRDIEKMLGDLKEDASSFGRIYLDTMNRQQTEYLLDREHTECLLTGYSAVMRMAVIKRWRELEEGEGRVIATLPDFSNPAAAARAWAEQYEQRQAAQQALAIAAPKVEFVDKYVQSTGLKGFRQTAKLLKANEARFREFLLDKKIMYRMGGEWQAYQQHIDAGRFEVKTDTAENGHAFNQTKFTPKGVTWVAGLWAQYNLDGI, from the coding sequence ATGCACCAGACCATCCAAAGCAATACCGTGGCCCTCGCGCCACAAAATGCGAACCGCGATTTCGTGGCGCGCACTATGTCGTCTCGCGAGATCGCGGAACTGACGGGCAAGCAGCACCAGCATGTCAAACGCGACATCGAAAAGATGCTTGGCGACCTCAAAGAAGATGCGTCCAGCTTTGGACGGATCTATCTCGACACCATGAACCGCCAGCAGACCGAGTATCTGCTTGACCGCGAGCACACCGAATGCCTGCTGACCGGCTACAGCGCGGTCATGCGCATGGCCGTCATCAAGCGCTGGCGTGAGCTGGAGGAGGGTGAGGGCCGAGTTATTGCTACCCTGCCAGATTTCTCCAATCCTGCCGCCGCAGCCAGAGCCTGGGCTGAGCAGTATGAACAGCGCCAAGCTGCTCAACAGGCTCTTGCAATCGCCGCTCCAAAGGTTGAATTCGTCGACAAGTATGTCCAGTCGACTGGCCTCAAGGGCTTCCGCCAGACCGCCAAGCTACTGAAGGCCAATGAGGCCCGATTCCGCGAGTTCCTGCTCGACAAGAAGATCATGTACCGCATGGGGGGCGAGTGGCAGGCATATCAGCAGCACATCGACGCTGGGCGCTTCGAAGTCAAAACCGACACTGCCGAGAACGGCCACGCCTTCAACCAAACCAAATTCACCCCGAAGGGCGTCACCTGGGTGGCCGGCCTGTGGGCACAGTACAACCTGGACGGAATCTGA
- a CDS encoding Cro/CI family transcriptional regulator, translating to MSRVHIKQFAAQRGQSEAAALLGMTQGALSKAIRVGRDVYVTENADGTFSAEEVRPFPCQAALKKSAA from the coding sequence ATGAGCCGAGTCCACATCAAGCAATTCGCTGCTCAGCGCGGGCAATCCGAAGCCGCCGCGCTTCTAGGTATGACCCAGGGCGCTTTGAGCAAGGCTATCCGCGTTGGCAGGGACGTGTACGTCACTGAAAACGCCGATGGCACCTTCAGCGCTGAAGAAGTCCGCCCATTCCCATGCCAAGCAGCGCTGAAAAAATCCGCCGCCTAA